Proteins encoded by one window of Mustelus asterias chromosome 9, sMusAst1.hap1.1, whole genome shotgun sequence:
- the LOC144499261 gene encoding LOW QUALITY PROTEIN: uncharacterized protein LOC144499261 (The sequence of the model RefSeq protein was modified relative to this genomic sequence to represent the inferred CDS: deleted 4 bases in 3 codons) translates to MRTLLDNPTADRPERRTDLVARELARYNIDIAALSETRLANVGQLTETGGGYTFFWSGRGSDERHDAGVGFAVRSHLVQKLASLPKGVNNRLMTLQLPLQNRNQATLISAYAPLNEQSDEMKDKFYEELEALLSAVSSTDKLILLGDFNARVGCNSAFWSGVVGRHGVGKCNSNGLLLMKTCAAHALLITKTTFRLPTRNKTCWMHPHSKHWHLIDYVIVRRKDRQDVRVTKAMCGADCWTDHRFIVSKMRLRIRPKRRPQGSKVMKRINVAKLKNSSIASALVEDLETKVADLHLAGSAEDDWEHFRDAVHSSALKMLGPSTPAKKNAFTSARTVQNKLRKMQDAWLSAKADEIQGYADINDLKRFYEALNTLYGPQSLGSSPLLSTDGTTLITERAQILQRWAEHFEAVLNRPSSINDEAIDRISQIDINSAMDDPPELKDASIVHLYKRKGNRQVCDNHRGISLLSIAGKTLARVLLNRRVTHLELGLLPESQCGFCRGRGTTNMIFAACQLQEKCQEQNRELYTIFVDLVKAFETVSRQGLWRIMPKFGCPPKFIQMVRQFHDGMMARVLDGGESSEAFPVTNGVKQGCVLAPTLFSMMFTAMLNDAFQGSVAGISLKYRVDRKFFNLRRLQAITKVKETVLRDFLFANDYIKGQKLQAVDQFTYLGSTLSQAVTIDTEVNCRIAKASSAFGRLRSTVWERRGISPATKLKVYSAVVLTTLLYACETWTVYRRHARQLNHFHMTCLRRILRIKWQDKVPDTKVLSRASLPSVHALLMRAQTRWAGHVTRMPDERMPKQLLFGELSAGTHSHGGQKKRYKDTLKASLKSQESNFRYSEGCTDVDGMPKLKLTGCMI, encoded by the exons ATGCGCACGCTTTTGGACAACCCTACAGCAGATAGACCAGAGAGAAGAACAGACTTAGTTGCTCGAGAGCTTGCAAGATACAACATTGACATTGCAGCCCTGAGTGAAACTCGTCTTGCCAACGTAGGTCAGCTGACTGAAACCGGAGGTGGATACACTTTTTTCTGGAGCGGTCGTGGCAGCGATGAGCGTCATGATGCTGGAGTTGGATTCGCCGTCAGGAGTCACCTTGTTCAGAAACTTGCTAGTCTCCCCAAGGGTGTGAACAACCGGCTTATGACATTACAGCTTCCACTACAGAACAGAAATCAAGCCACCCTGATCAGCGCTTATGCCCCCCTAAATGAACAATCT GACGAGATGAAAGACAAGTTCTACGAAGAACTAGAAGCCCTACTATCAGCAGTGAGCAGTACCGACAAGCTGATCTTGCTTGGCGACTTCAATGCAAGAGTAGGGTGTAACTCTGCATTCTGGTCGGGTGTTGTTGGGAGGCATGGAGTAGGCAAGTGTAACAGTAACGGCCTACTCTTAATGAAGACCTGTGCAGCACACGCCCTCCTCATCACCAAGACAACCTTCCGTCTGCCTACCCGTAACAAAACCTGCTGGATGCACCCCCACTCTAAGCACTGGCATCTTATTGACTATGTCATTGTCAGGAGAAAAGACAGGCAGGATGTCAGAGTGACCAAGGCCATGTGTGGTGCTGACTGTTGGACAGATCACAGGTTCATTGTCTCTAAAATGAGGCTCCGCATCAGACCCAAGAGGCGACCACAAGGAAGCAAGGTTATGAAAAGAATCAATGTGGCCAAGCTAAAGAACTCCAGCATAGCTTCAGCACTGGTTGAAGACTTAGAAACCAAGGTTGCTGACCTACACCTCGCAGGCAGCGCTGAGGATGACTGGGAACACTTCAGGGATGCTGTCCATTCATCTGCACTGAAGATGCTCGGGCcctctaccc CTGCCAAGAAAAACGCCTTTACCAGTGCTCGGACAGTCCAGAATAAACTGCGTAAAATGCAGGAtgcctggctgagcgccaaggcagatgaaatacagGGATACGCTGACATAAACGACTTGAAACGGTTCTATGAAGCCCTCAACACTCTCTACGGACCTCAATCTCTCGGGAGTTCCCCCCTTCTGAGTACAGATGGTACAACTCTCATTACAGAGAGGGCTCAGATtctgcagagatgggctgaacaCTTTGAAGCCGTCCTCAACCGACCGTCATCTATTAACGATGAGGCGATAGACAGGATTTCCCAGATCGATATCAACAGCGCCATGGATGACCCACCG GAACTTAAAGATGCTTCTATCGTACACCTCTACAAGAGGAAGGGCAATCGGCAAGTATGCGACAACCATCGAGGAATCTCGCTGCTCTCCATCGCAGGAAAAACCCTTGCAAGAGTCCTGCTAAATCGTCGAGTCACTCATCTGGAGCTGGGcctgcttccagagtcacagtgtggcttcTGCAGAGGTCGCGGGACTACTAACATGATTTTTGCCGCGTgccaacttcaggagaagtgtcaggagcagaatcgTGAGCTCTACACAATCTTTGTTGACCTCGTGAAAGCCTTCGAA ACTGTCAGCCgacaaggcctgtggaggatcatgccaaagttcggctgcccccccaaattcattcagatggtacgccagttccatgatggcatgatggccagagtactggacggcggagaatcctctgaggcattcccagtcaccaatggtgtcaaacagggctgtgtgctcgcacccacactgttcagcatgatgtttactgccatgctaAATGATGCCTTCCAGGGCAGTGTTGCTGGGatcagccttaagtacagagtggataggaagttcttcaacctgaggagacttcaagctattaccaaagtgaaggagactgttctgagagacttcctctttgccaATGACTAc atcaaagggcagaaactacaggcagtggaccagttcacttatcttggcagtaCCCTCTCCCAAGCAGTGACTATCgatacagaagttaactgcagaatagcaaaggcaagttctgctttcggtagactgcgttccactgtatgggaacgtcgaggaatcagcccagcaacaaaactgaaggtctacagcgccgtggtactcactaccctcctgtatgcctgtgaaacgtggactgtgtatcgaaggcatgcaagacagctcaatcacttccacatgacttgtcttcgcagaatattacgcatcaaatggcaagacaaagtaccagacactaaagtt ctctctcgagcaagtctaccatcagtccacgcactgctgatgagagcacagacccggtgggcaggtcatgtcacccgtatgccggacgagcgcatgcccaagcagctcctttttggggaactctctgctggaacacactcgcatggagggcagaagaagcgttacaaagacacactcaaggcctccctgaa GAGTCAAGAAAGTAACTTCAGGTATTCTGAAGGCTGCACTGATGTAGATGGGATGCCCAAACTGAAGCTTACAGGCTGCATGATATGA